Genomic DNA from uncultured Erythrobacter sp.:
AAGTGCTGCGCGGGCCGCAGGGAACGCTGTTCGGCAAGAACACGACCGGTGGTGCAGTCAACATCATCACCAAGAAGCCGGAAGACGAATTCTACGTCAGCGGCGAGATTGCTTACGGCCGGTTCAACCGGCTCGAATTGCGCGGTACAGTCAACACCCCGGTCACAGATGATCTGGCGGTCATGGTTTCCGGGTTCTATGTCGACGACGACGGCTGGATCACCAGCACTGTTACCGGCGATGACAATTACGGCGAAGACCGCGGTTGGGGTGTTCGAGGGGCGCTTCGCTGGCATCTTTCTGACACGGTGACTTGGGATGCGAACGTTACGCGGGTCAACAGCATTGGCTACATTCCCGGTACCTCCGGTCCGGTCGGGCTGCCTTTCCCAGCACCAATCGAAGACACTGATGCGGGCGACTGGCGCACGACAACTGCGCGTCAACAATCATGCAGAACGGGGGCAAACCCCCGTGAATGGCTGGCCAATAACTGCGCATGGAACCAGGTCGATGAGACCGCGGTGGCATCATCGCTGAAAATTGACCTCGGTGGTTCCAACCTTGAGTTTATCACCGGGTACCGCAACACCGACCATCGGTTTGCTGTCGACTTTCTCGGTAATCGCCTGTCGCAACCGCTTAGCGCATTTGCGATCACCAACGATTCAACCCACCAGCTGTTCAGTCAGGAAGTGAAGCTGACGGGCACATTGCTCGACGGGTTCTTCTCTTACACTACTGGCGTGTATTATCTTGACGAGCGCAACGTAACCGATTTTCAGGATTACATCGCGTTTGGCGGAGGTGCGCCTTTCGAAATCGCTGACCGTCTTCTGAAGAACGACACACGCAGTTTTGCGGTCTATTCGCAGTGGGATGCCAACGTTACGGATAAGCTGACTCTGACGGCCGGCCTTCGCTGGACGGATGAGGAAAAAACTCTTGATCTGGAAGTGTTTGGAGCAGCAGGCTTCACTGAAAACGACATTCCGTTTCCTGATGAGCTGAATACCTCGCGGTTCACGCCGAAGTTCGGCATCCAGTACCAAGCAACGCCAGATATCCTGCTATTCGTTTCGGCAACCAACGGCTTCAAATCAGGCGGGTGGAATGCCCGTGCGACCAATCCAGCAGCATTCGCCGATTTCGGTCCGGAGAAGGTGTGGTCCTACGAACTTGGTTTCAAAACAGACTTGCTGAATGATCGTCTGCGTTTGAATGCGACCGTTTTCCATGCTGATTTCACCGACTTGCAGATCAATTCCGCGCTTCCGAACACCGCGCCACCTATCTTTGTGACGGGCAATGCGGGCGATTCAGAAACGACCGGTATCGAAGTCGAAATGTCGGCTGTTCCTGTCGATGGTCTGCGCATTTTCGGTAGCTTTGGCTATCAGGATGCGACGTACACGAGCCTTTCGGACCTGGCACTGGCTGCTGGCTTTACGCTGGATTCGTCGCTGGGTAGTTCGCCAGACTTCACCGGCGCGATTGGCCTGACCTATGAGCAGGAGCTGGCTGGAACAGGCGGTCAGTTGGTGTTCACGGCGGTAGGCGATTACACCGCAGAAGCTCTTCGTGCTGCTACGCCGACTTCAATGGCGCTGATCGAAGAAGCGTTTATCGTCAATTCAAGCCTCATGTACGAGGACGACAGTGGCCAATGGTCCATCGGAATTGAGTGTTCCAACTGCTTCAATCTGGAGCAGTACGTGACTGCCCAGCCAGCGGGTACGCAGATCGATCCAATGCGTTGGGCCATCCGCGCAAAGTTCAGGATGTAGTACCTCGTGAATGTTGGCGGGCGTGATTGCGAAGTGAACTCACTGCAATCTGCCCGCCACAATTCTCGCTGCAGTTTTGTTGACGTCAGGTAAGGTCGCCAGCTCAAACTAAAC
This window encodes:
- a CDS encoding TonB-dependent receptor, which translates into the protein MISKFGLGGRRKWTAAACAALCVNGAGAAIAQDAESDSSGTQVSQGNADIIVTAQRKEQSLQKVPVTVSAFTSEDLGRLVTTDIGDVVEFVPNVNTFNNANVLGTANAYFIRGTGNSESIATFDPPVSSYVDDILVPRQGSSNISLFEVERVEVLRGPQGTLFGKNTTGGAVNIITKKPEDEFYVSGEIAYGRFNRLELRGTVNTPVTDDLAVMVSGFYVDDDGWITSTVTGDDNYGEDRGWGVRGALRWHLSDTVTWDANVTRVNSIGYIPGTSGPVGLPFPAPIEDTDAGDWRTTTARQQSCRTGANPREWLANNCAWNQVDETAVASSLKIDLGGSNLEFITGYRNTDHRFAVDFLGNRLSQPLSAFAITNDSTHQLFSQEVKLTGTLLDGFFSYTTGVYYLDERNVTDFQDYIAFGGGAPFEIADRLLKNDTRSFAVYSQWDANVTDKLTLTAGLRWTDEEKTLDLEVFGAAGFTENDIPFPDELNTSRFTPKFGIQYQATPDILLFVSATNGFKSGGWNARATNPAAFADFGPEKVWSYELGFKTDLLNDRLRLNATVFHADFTDLQINSALPNTAPPIFVTGNAGDSETTGIEVEMSAVPVDGLRIFGSFGYQDATYTSLSDLALAAGFTLDSSLGSSPDFTGAIGLTYEQELAGTGGQLVFTAVGDYTAEALRAATPTSMALIEEAFIVNSSLMYEDDSGQWSIGIECSNCFNLEQYVTAQPAGTQIDPMRWAIRAKFRM